One genomic window of Micromonospora sp. WMMD1128 includes the following:
- a CDS encoding helix-turn-helix transcriptional regulator, with translation MPKTASTSRRSTPPLASPTVQAWELGLRLRERREEVGMTAVGAGRASGITQAYISGVEAGRVKLPRDRLAQLVKAYELDPSDAAELEELRVAAMERAWWHQYSQLFPADFLRFLGYEAGAEHVRSYHNELLHGLLQTEEYARAVIRGGNTYVRLTEMDRRVAVRMARQRRLDGDHPLRLTAVITEGALRQQVGGAQVMRSQLDHLDRLLTERAEQFEVRVMPFAAGAHPALGGPFQILSFPSPRLPDLVWQEVLTSSDIIDQSSRVADYVVTFAEARERALSSAESLVLIRRIAKEMT, from the coding sequence ATGCCGAAGACCGCGAGCACGTCGCGTAGGTCAACGCCACCGCTTGCGTCGCCGACCGTGCAGGCGTGGGAGCTTGGACTGCGGCTGCGTGAACGCCGGGAGGAAGTGGGAATGACGGCGGTCGGGGCGGGTCGCGCCAGCGGCATCACACAGGCATACATCTCGGGCGTCGAAGCCGGGCGGGTGAAGTTGCCGCGCGACCGGCTGGCCCAGCTCGTCAAGGCATACGAGCTTGATCCATCCGATGCCGCCGAGTTGGAAGAGTTGCGGGTTGCGGCCATGGAGCGGGCTTGGTGGCATCAGTACTCGCAGCTCTTCCCCGCTGATTTCCTCCGCTTCCTCGGTTACGAGGCGGGTGCCGAGCACGTCCGCAGCTACCACAACGAGCTGTTGCACGGCCTGTTGCAGACCGAGGAGTACGCCCGCGCGGTCATCCGTGGCGGCAACACCTACGTCCGGCTGACCGAGATGGACCGGCGGGTCGCCGTGCGGATGGCGCGTCAGCGGCGGCTCGACGGTGACCACCCCCTACGACTGACTGCTGTGATCACCGAAGGTGCACTGCGGCAGCAGGTCGGCGGCGCGCAGGTGATGCGGTCCCAGCTCGACCACCTGGACCGGCTGTTGACCGAGCGCGCCGAGCAGTTCGAGGTCCGGGTAATGCCGTTCGCCGCCGGAGCGCATCCCGCGCTCGGCGGCCCGTTCCAGATCCTGTCGTTCCCGTCGCCTCGACTGCCTGACCTTGTCTGGCAGGAGGTGCTCACGTCCAGCGACATCATCGACCAGTCCAGCCGGGTCGCGGACTACGTCGTCACCTTCGCCGAGGCGCGGGAGCGGGCGCTAAGCTCGGCGGAGTCGCTGGTGCTGATCCGGCGGATCGCCAAGGAGATGACGTGA
- a CDS encoding bifunctional 3'-5' exonuclease/DNA polymerase: MSVGGGRIAFVRVVAVVAVVAGERGGGTLQPLDVDGRPAGPAEEVADLAAAVGAREAAERPRWVWATGGSVYPALLRAGIRLDRCHDVELTEALLLGHAGRWGEPRALPAAWARLTGAPVPPDPAPRPPEPPGHGQGALFDPPSGPPGPGLTALTRVYADQLARVAATTHPGRFRLLVAAESAGVLVGTEMGAAGLPWRVDVHDAILAELLGEASPVGGPPRRLADLQARIAAAFGVRHLHADSPAELLRAFARAGVELPNTRAWVLRGVEHPAVPLVLEYKELYRIWTAHGWAWRDAWVSGGRFRPEYVPGGVVSGRWATRGGGALQIPKVIRRAVVADPGWTFVVADAGQLEPRVLAAVSGDQRLAAAGGAGDLYAALARDAFAGDRTRAKVALLGAMYGQTGGAAVPALAVLRRSYPTAFGYVEAAARTGEAGGLVRSWLGRTCPPGAVGFADADEVVQDGEADPRGPSARAARSRGRFTRNFVIQATAAEWASTLLATLRTALAGTAAELVFFQHDEVVVHCPADQAGAVAEAVTAAGERATTLLFGDTPVRFPLDLSTVDCYADAA; encoded by the coding sequence CTGTCGGTGGGGGGAGGCAGAATCGCGTTTGTGCGGGTGGTGGCGGTGGTGGCGGTGGTGGCGGGGGAGCGGGGCGGCGGGACGCTGCAACCGCTCGACGTCGACGGCCGCCCGGCCGGCCCGGCCGAGGAGGTGGCCGACCTGGCCGCCGCCGTCGGTGCCCGCGAGGCGGCCGAGCGGCCCCGCTGGGTGTGGGCCACCGGCGGGAGCGTCTACCCGGCGTTGCTGCGCGCCGGGATCCGGCTCGACCGCTGCCACGACGTCGAGCTGACCGAGGCGTTGCTGCTCGGGCACGCGGGCCGTTGGGGAGAGCCGCGCGCGCTGCCCGCCGCCTGGGCCCGGCTGACCGGGGCGCCGGTCCCACCGGACCCGGCGCCCCGCCCGCCGGAGCCGCCCGGCCACGGCCAGGGCGCGCTCTTCGACCCACCGTCCGGCCCGCCGGGCCCCGGCCTCACGGCATTGACCCGGGTGTACGCGGACCAGCTCGCCCGGGTCGCGGCGACCACCCACCCCGGCCGGTTCCGGCTGCTGGTGGCCGCCGAGTCGGCAGGTGTCCTGGTCGGCACCGAGATGGGCGCGGCCGGCCTGCCGTGGCGCGTCGACGTGCACGACGCGATCCTGGCCGAGCTGCTCGGCGAGGCGTCCCCGGTGGGCGGCCCACCCCGCCGGCTGGCCGACCTCCAGGCGCGGATCGCCGCCGCGTTCGGCGTACGCCATCTGCACGCCGACTCGCCCGCGGAGCTGTTGCGGGCGTTCGCCCGGGCGGGGGTGGAGCTGCCGAACACCCGGGCGTGGGTGCTGCGCGGGGTGGAACATCCGGCGGTGCCGCTGGTCCTGGAATACAAGGAGCTCTACCGGATCTGGACGGCGCACGGCTGGGCCTGGCGCGACGCCTGGGTGTCCGGCGGCCGGTTCCGTCCGGAGTACGTGCCCGGCGGCGTGGTCTCCGGCCGGTGGGCGACCCGGGGCGGCGGGGCGTTGCAGATCCCGAAGGTGATCCGGCGGGCGGTGGTGGCCGATCCGGGCTGGACGTTCGTGGTGGCCGACGCCGGCCAGCTCGAACCGCGGGTGCTGGCGGCGGTCTCCGGCGACCAGCGGCTGGCCGCCGCCGGTGGCGCCGGTGATCTGTACGCGGCGCTGGCCCGGGACGCGTTCGCCGGTGACCGGACCCGGGCCAAGGTGGCATTGCTCGGCGCGATGTACGGGCAGACCGGCGGCGCGGCGGTGCCGGCGCTGGCGGTGCTGCGCAGGAGCTATCCGACCGCGTTCGGCTACGTCGAGGCGGCGGCGCGCACCGGTGAGGCGGGTGGGCTGGTCCGGTCGTGGCTGGGCCGCACCTGCCCGCCGGGCGCGGTCGGGTTCGCCGACGCGGACGAGGTGGTGCAGGACGGCGAGGCGGATCCGCGTGGCCCGTCGGCGCGTGCGGCCCGCTCGCGGGGGCGGTTCACCCGTAACTTCGTCATCCAGGCCACCGCCGCGGAGTGGGCCTCGACGCTGCTGGCCACGCTCCGCACGGCGTTGGCCGGCACCGCGGCCGAGTTGGTCTTCTTCCAGCACGACGAGGTGGTGGTGCACTGCCCGGCCGACCAGGCCGGCGCGGTCGCCGAGGCGGTCACCGCAGCCGGGGAGCGGGCCACCACGCTGTTGTTCGGCGACACCCCGGTCCGCTTCCCGCTCGACCTGTCCACGGTGGACTGCTACGCGGATGCGGCATAG
- the thiL gene encoding thiamine-phosphate kinase, with amino-acid sequence MNSEATYSDEPTRVAMLVGAFLAGQSGAVLGDGHGPHATLTGGADARDDCAVYEVDGPVTLVVGSDYVRGPKFALYEQGLLTNFDIGYYVVAANVSDVAAMGAAPIGVLTVVRYPHDLDDDAFLDIMAGINQACADFGTLNVGGDIGNAERIVLSASAIGICRTGTALTRRGARPGDYLCVTGPCGVLGAAVAYFPKRSANGWHLADALEQDLLDGWRRPRARVAEGRVLSTGGYATACQDTSDGLKATIEQLAATSRVGFEVTEDDIAVHPAVSAVAKLIGSDDVTLAMSASADFQLAFTVPADRLDACRDAFARNGLTFDVIGRATAPESGVAFVGRGGDRHALPGVAWKHQTTDVSGLVAGVTAPTTAAP; translated from the coding sequence ATGAATTCCGAAGCCACCTACTCCGACGAACCGACCCGGGTCGCAATGCTGGTCGGTGCATTCCTCGCCGGTCAGTCCGGCGCCGTCCTCGGCGACGGGCACGGCCCGCACGCCACCCTGACCGGGGGCGCCGACGCAAGGGACGACTGTGCGGTCTACGAGGTCGACGGCCCGGTCACCCTCGTGGTCGGATCGGACTACGTCCGCGGTCCCAAGTTCGCCCTCTACGAACAGGGCCTGTTGACGAACTTCGACATCGGCTACTACGTCGTGGCCGCCAACGTCAGCGACGTCGCCGCGATGGGTGCCGCACCGATCGGCGTCCTGACCGTCGTCCGCTATCCCCACGACCTCGATGACGACGCCTTCCTCGACATCATGGCGGGCATCAACCAGGCGTGCGCCGACTTCGGCACCTTGAACGTCGGCGGCGACATCGGCAACGCCGAGCGCATCGTCCTGTCCGCCTCGGCCATCGGCATCTGCCGCACCGGCACCGCCCTGACCCGTCGTGGTGCCCGACCCGGTGACTATCTGTGTGTCACCGGCCCGTGCGGGGTCTTGGGCGCTGCGGTCGCCTATTTCCCCAAGCGCAGCGCGAACGGTTGGCACCTGGCCGACGCCCTGGAACAGGACCTTCTGGATGGCTGGCGCCGGCCGCGCGCCCGAGTGGCCGAAGGACGGGTGCTGTCGACCGGTGGCTACGCGACCGCCTGCCAGGACACGTCCGACGGGCTCAAGGCCACCATCGAGCAGCTCGCTGCCACCAGTCGGGTCGGCTTCGAGGTCACCGAGGACGACATCGCCGTTCACCCGGCAGTCAGTGCGGTCGCCAAACTCATCGGCTCCGACGACGTCACCCTCGCGATGAGCGCCTCAGCGGACTTTCAGCTGGCCTTCACCGTTCCCGCCGATCGGCTCGACGCCTGCCGGGACGCATTCGCCCGCAACGGCCTGACGTTCGACGTCATCGGCCGCGCCACCGCGCCCGAGTCGGGGGTGGCCTTCGTCGGCCGCGGCGGCGACCGCCACGCCCTGCCGGGCGTCGCCTGGAAGCATCAGACGACCGACGTCAGCGGCCTCGTCGCCGGAGTCACCGCTCCCACCACCGCCGCACCGTGA
- the ngcE gene encoding N-acetylglucosamine/diacetylchitobiose ABC transporter substrate-binding protein gives MSVTPEKSDLSRRTLLQRAGAAGLMAIPAAGLLSACAGSEPSKSDSGGGAAKSDDNPFGVKDGSAVKVVVFNGGLGDQWAKEDKVVFNAKHPNVTVNMSSTQKIKTEEQPKMATQPSDLVMNSGADMMDRSTLINEGAIEPLDDLLTAPAWDGEGTVGDSLLPGTVADGTQNGKFYVVNVAYTVWGNWYNAALFKKEGWTPPTTWDEFFALAPKIKAKGMAPYVHDAAHGYYPRWALFASIWKAVGKQAVVDIDNLKDGAWKADGIVAALEPWEKLVKDKLLLPGKLDHTQSQQAWLDGKAAFIQVGTWLKNEMASTIPPGFELTISDYWSKPGDKAAKDVFASSGEGFVVPSKAPNKEAAKEFLRAILSKTGSAKFAELTKSLASTKGSGDNVQDSALASANALVKGGSGDLISVKFPDFYADLDKESQNLSEELMAGRLTAQQFVDKMQTAADKVAKDSSIKKQTRTA, from the coding sequence ATGTCGGTTACCCCCGAGAAGTCCGACCTCAGCCGTCGGACGCTGCTCCAGCGCGCCGGCGCGGCCGGCCTGATGGCCATCCCGGCGGCCGGTCTGCTCAGCGCCTGCGCCGGCAGCGAGCCGAGCAAGTCCGACAGCGGCGGCGGCGCGGCCAAGAGCGACGACAACCCGTTCGGTGTCAAGGACGGCAGCGCCGTCAAGGTGGTCGTGTTCAACGGCGGCCTGGGCGACCAGTGGGCGAAGGAGGACAAGGTCGTCTTCAACGCCAAGCACCCGAACGTCACGGTCAACATGTCTTCCACCCAGAAGATCAAGACCGAAGAGCAGCCCAAGATGGCGACCCAGCCGAGCGACCTGGTGATGAACTCGGGCGCCGACATGATGGACCGCAGCACCCTGATCAACGAGGGCGCCATCGAGCCGCTCGACGACCTGCTCACCGCGCCCGCCTGGGACGGCGAGGGCACGGTCGGCGACTCGCTGCTGCCCGGCACCGTCGCCGACGGCACCCAGAACGGCAAGTTCTACGTGGTGAACGTCGCCTACACGGTCTGGGGCAACTGGTACAACGCCGCCCTGTTCAAGAAGGAGGGGTGGACGCCGCCGACCACCTGGGACGAGTTCTTCGCCCTGGCGCCGAAGATCAAGGCCAAGGGCATGGCGCCGTACGTGCACGACGCGGCGCACGGCTACTACCCGCGCTGGGCGCTGTTCGCCAGCATCTGGAAGGCGGTCGGCAAGCAGGCCGTCGTCGACATCGACAACCTCAAGGACGGCGCCTGGAAGGCCGACGGCATCGTCGCCGCGCTGGAGCCGTGGGAGAAGCTGGTCAAGGACAAGCTGCTGCTGCCGGGCAAGCTCGACCACACCCAGTCGCAGCAGGCGTGGCTGGACGGCAAGGCGGCGTTCATCCAGGTCGGCACGTGGCTGAAGAACGAGATGGCGTCGACCATCCCGCCGGGCTTCGAGCTGACCATCTCCGACTACTGGAGCAAGCCCGGCGACAAGGCCGCCAAGGACGTCTTCGCCTCCTCCGGCGAGGGCTTCGTGGTGCCCAGCAAGGCACCGAACAAGGAGGCCGCGAAGGAGTTCCTGCGGGCCATCCTGTCCAAGACCGGGTCGGCGAAGTTCGCCGAGCTGACCAAGTCGCTGGCATCCACGAAGGGCTCCGGCGACAACGTCCAGGACAGCGCGCTGGCCAGCGCGAACGCCCTCGTCAAGGGCGGCAGCGGGGATCTCATCTCGGTGAAGTTCCCGGACTTCTACGCCGACCTGGACAAGGAGAGCCAGAACCTCTCCGAGGAGCTGATGGCGGGCCGGCTCACCGCGCAGCAGTTCGTCGACAAGATGCAGACGGCCGCCGACAAGGTCGCCAAGGACTCGTCGATCAAGAAGCAGACCCGCACCGCCTGA
- a CDS encoding sugar ABC transporter permease, whose product MRHGVARFVTGFLALPVALYLFYVVWPFAQAAGYSLTDWGGYSDSQRFVGLDNYVRLFSDELIRKAFWHNVFFLVTVPLFTIALALFLAFLLNVGGREDRAGIRGVFGSAVYKVVFFFPQVLSLVVIAVMWQQIYRTDGQGLINGLLIKAGLVDADNPIAFTADPEPFLGVPAVLWWLLLIAVWSGAGFYMVLFSAAMQSIPKDIYEAAILDGAGRFHTFFRVTLPLLRDSISVAWVYLGFIALDMYALVFVMTPSQGGPNHASEIFASVLNFTAFQKGQFGYACAMGVALAIFTILLAAVQLRITRRDRIEY is encoded by the coding sequence ATGCGGCACGGAGTCGCGCGTTTCGTCACGGGCTTCCTGGCCCTGCCCGTCGCGCTGTACCTGTTCTACGTGGTGTGGCCGTTCGCCCAGGCGGCGGGCTACTCGCTCACCGACTGGGGTGGGTACTCGGATTCCCAGCGCTTCGTCGGGCTGGACAACTACGTCCGGCTGTTCTCCGACGAGCTGATCCGGAAGGCGTTCTGGCACAACGTGTTCTTCCTGGTCACCGTGCCGCTGTTCACGATCGCGCTGGCCCTGTTCCTCGCGTTCCTGCTCAACGTGGGCGGACGCGAGGACAGGGCCGGCATCCGCGGGGTGTTCGGCTCCGCGGTCTACAAGGTGGTCTTCTTCTTCCCGCAGGTGCTGTCGCTGGTGGTCATCGCCGTCATGTGGCAGCAGATCTACCGCACCGACGGGCAGGGCCTGATCAACGGCCTGCTGATCAAAGCCGGCCTGGTGGACGCGGACAACCCGATCGCCTTCACCGCCGACCCGGAGCCGTTCCTCGGCGTGCCGGCGGTGCTGTGGTGGCTGCTGCTCATCGCGGTGTGGAGCGGCGCCGGCTTCTACATGGTGCTCTTCTCCGCCGCCATGCAGTCGATCCCGAAGGACATCTACGAGGCCGCGATCCTCGACGGCGCGGGCCGGTTCCACACCTTCTTCCGGGTGACCCTGCCGCTGCTGCGGGACAGCATCTCGGTGGCCTGGGTCTACCTCGGCTTCATCGCGCTGGACATGTACGCCCTGGTCTTCGTCATGACGCCGAGCCAGGGCGGGCCGAACCACGCCAGCGAGATCTTCGCGTCGGTGCTCAACTTCACCGCGTTCCAGAAGGGCCAGTTCGGCTACGCCTGCGCGATGGGTGTCGCGCTCGCCATCTTCACGATCCTGCTCGCCGCGGTGCAGCTGAGGATCACCCGTCGTGACCGTATCGAGTACTGA
- a CDS encoding (d)CMP kinase: MHHGLAISVDGPSASGKTTLAYALASRLRMHMLDTGLTYRAVAYAALREPISPGSPLFELLRHEVAAPGARPALPAVVYHGEDITDAIWSPEVEHQLRVISADPAWRHDITTHHRMIIDRHERMIVVGRDCATAVMTNADCHVFLTANEAIRRQRRRLQYRAMPGRTVSAGPATRLDDATREHVSSQPHGLVLDTTFLSTSATVRAVLHHLGDHR; encoded by the coding sequence ATGCATCACGGCTTGGCAATCTCTGTGGACGGTCCTAGCGCCAGTGGCAAGACGACCCTCGCCTACGCACTCGCATCTCGACTGCGCATGCACATGCTCGACACGGGGCTGACCTACCGCGCCGTCGCCTATGCCGCGCTGCGGGAGCCGATCTCGCCCGGCAGTCCCCTGTTCGAGCTGCTGCGTCATGAGGTGGCGGCACCAGGGGCGCGACCCGCCCTGCCCGCTGTCGTTTACCACGGGGAAGACATCACCGACGCCATTTGGTCACCAGAAGTGGAACATCAGTTGCGCGTCATATCCGCCGACCCGGCATGGCGGCACGACATCACCACGCACCATCGAATGATCATAGATAGGCACGAGCGCATGATCGTCGTCGGGCGTGACTGCGCCACGGCCGTTATGACGAACGCTGATTGCCACGTGTTTCTCACTGCCAATGAGGCAATCCGGCGGCAACGCCGTCGCCTCCAATACCGGGCGATGCCCGGTCGCACAGTGAGTGCCGGGCCGGCGACCAGGCTCGACGACGCCACCCGCGAACACGTCAGCAGCCAGCCGCACGGCCTCGTCCTGGACACCACCTTCCTGTCGACATCCGCCACGGTGAGGGCCGTCCTTCATCATTTGGGAGACCACCGATGA
- a CDS encoding DUF397 domain-containing protein: MVARPALGGGWFKSSRSSDNAACVEVRFAGGAVDVRDTKDRTGPTLAFDSRSWASFLTGLKAASDR, translated from the coding sequence ATGGTCGCTCGCCCCGCCCTCGGCGGTGGGTGGTTCAAGTCCTCCCGCAGCTCGGACAACGCGGCCTGCGTCGAGGTGCGGTTCGCCGGTGGCGCGGTGGACGTCCGCGACACCAAGGACCGCACCGGCCCGACGCTAGCCTTCGACAGCCGATCCTGGGCCAGCTTCCTGACCGGCCTCAAGGCCGCGTCGGACCGGTAG
- a CDS encoding HIT family protein, which yields MRLNRISHRNATCFARLDNFPASEGHTEIVPKRHVESFFDLTAEELRDAFALILAVRDELSQRLRPEGWTIGVNEGRAAGRSVDHLHIHLIPRRFGDVEDPAGGIRQILPNCDPGTWQAATDQAMNERHRVLS from the coding sequence GTGCGCCTGAACCGGATCTCGCACCGGAACGCGACCTGCTTTGCCCGACTGGACAATTTTCCGGCCTCGGAGGGGCACACCGAGATCGTCCCGAAACGCCACGTGGAGTCGTTCTTCGATCTGACTGCCGAGGAACTCCGTGATGCCTTCGCGCTGATCTTGGCGGTGCGCGACGAACTGTCCCAACGGTTACGGCCGGAGGGATGGACCATCGGTGTCAATGAGGGCCGCGCGGCGGGGCGCAGCGTCGACCACCTGCACATTCACCTCATACCCCGCCGATTCGGTGACGTCGAGGACCCAGCCGGCGGCATACGGCAGATCCTGCCCAACTGTGATCCGGGCACCTGGCAGGCGGCTACGGACCAGGCGATGAACGAGCGCCATCGGGTGCTGAGCTGA
- a CDS encoding SIS domain-containing protein: MISAQGYADAVRPVLDRLVDSQATAVHRAADLIAGGLRAGGVLQAFGAGHSEAFAAELVARAGGLVPANRLSLHDLVLHGDAPRDVLADPKLERDPAVAHDLLALAAPQPEDVFVVASQSGINGSVVELATLVKRGGHPLIAVTSVEHTARVAPRHPSGHRLVDLADVVLDNGAPYGDALLPLEGGGAVCAVSSVTAALLAQLLTAEVVRRFHQAGEVPPIYLSANVPGGDEHNLALESRYAGRLRRTA, encoded by the coding sequence ATGATCAGTGCCCAGGGGTACGCGGACGCCGTCCGCCCGGTCCTCGACCGGCTGGTGGACAGCCAGGCGACGGCGGTGCACCGGGCGGCGGACCTGATCGCCGGCGGCCTGCGCGCCGGTGGCGTGCTCCAGGCGTTCGGCGCCGGCCACTCGGAGGCGTTCGCCGCCGAGCTGGTCGCCCGGGCCGGCGGCCTGGTCCCCGCCAACCGACTCTCCCTGCACGACCTCGTGCTGCACGGCGACGCGCCCCGCGACGTGCTCGCCGACCCCAAGCTGGAACGCGACCCGGCGGTGGCGCATGATCTCCTCGCCCTGGCGGCGCCGCAACCGGAGGACGTGTTCGTCGTCGCCTCGCAATCCGGCATCAACGGCTCGGTGGTCGAGTTGGCGACGCTCGTCAAGCGGGGCGGCCACCCCCTGATCGCGGTCACGTCGGTCGAGCACACGGCCCGGGTCGCCCCTCGGCACCCCTCCGGGCACCGGCTCGTCGACCTCGCCGACGTCGTGCTGGACAACGGCGCGCCGTACGGTGACGCACTGCTGCCGCTCGAGGGCGGCGGCGCGGTCTGTGCGGTCTCCTCGGTCACCGCGGCGCTGCTGGCGCAGCTGCTGACCGCCGAGGTCGTACGACGGTTCCACCAGGCCGGAGAGGTGCCCCCTATCTACCTCTCCGCCAACGTCCCCGGTGGGGACGAGCACAACCTCGCCCTCGAGTCGCGGTACGCCGGGCGTCTCCGGCGGACCGCCTGA
- a CDS encoding NTP transferase domain-containing protein produces MIIAAGGGRRIGGPEALLHLGEKPLVSRMIDTMADAGCAQVVVVLGAAAEQVRRTTDLTGATVVVNRAWGTGVGSSIRAGLAALTDDGIEAVVVVPVDMPGLTAAAVRRVAALPYPDALVCATYEGLRNYPMLFGRRHWPGIATLASADVGARPYLLAHKEQIVDISCDSVADGSRIDSPELMALYGLSVPEQRIGA; encoded by the coding sequence ATGATCATCGCCGCTGGTGGGGGCCGCCGCATCGGCGGACCCGAGGCGCTGCTGCACCTGGGCGAGAAGCCGCTGGTGAGCCGGATGATCGACACGATGGCCGACGCGGGCTGCGCGCAGGTCGTGGTCGTGCTGGGCGCGGCGGCCGAGCAGGTGCGGCGGACCACCGACCTGACCGGCGCCACAGTCGTGGTCAACCGGGCCTGGGGGACCGGGGTGGGCTCCTCGATCCGGGCCGGGCTGGCCGCGCTCACCGACGACGGCATCGAGGCGGTCGTCGTGGTGCCGGTGGACATGCCCGGGCTCACCGCGGCGGCGGTACGCCGGGTGGCCGCGCTGCCGTATCCGGATGCGCTCGTCTGCGCCACCTACGAGGGGTTGCGCAACTATCCGATGCTCTTCGGCCGCCGGCACTGGCCCGGCATCGCCACGCTGGCGAGCGCCGACGTCGGCGCCCGGCCCTACCTGCTGGCGCACAAGGAGCAGATCGTCGACATCTCCTGCGACTCGGTGGCCGACGGCAGCCGGATCGACAGTCCGGAGTTGATGGCGCTCTACGGCCTGTCGGTGCCCGAGCAGCGCATCGGCGCGTGA
- a CDS encoding class I SAM-dependent methyltransferase, protein MTVTTTAWPGTARIRQSYASLAEQYTAMTASYSRFPGLQQELEAFLVTLPDGPVLDLGCGAGRDAHLTTATGRTAVLADVTIELLTATATRLATPHAVCGDAIALPFRQACFAGIIASGVLLHLPKPYTAAALTGIHRTLRPGGRALISMKHGGREGWRTTEEFPAPRWFSYYEPEEFADACRAVGLRVVHLDKSTRKDWFTATTERPPSGGGG, encoded by the coding sequence GTGACCGTCACCACCACGGCTTGGCCCGGAACCGCTCGAATCCGCCAGTCCTATGCCTCGCTGGCCGAGCAATACACCGCGATGACCGCCAGCTACAGCCGGTTTCCCGGACTACAGCAGGAACTGGAGGCGTTCCTCGTCACGCTGCCGGACGGGCCTGTACTGGATCTCGGCTGTGGAGCGGGCCGGGACGCACACCTGACGACCGCGACCGGCAGGACGGCCGTCCTCGCGGACGTCACCATCGAACTGCTGACCGCCACGGCAACACGCCTCGCCACGCCGCACGCCGTGTGTGGGGACGCGATCGCCCTGCCGTTCCGGCAGGCATGTTTCGCCGGCATCATCGCCAGCGGTGTCCTGCTGCACCTGCCCAAGCCCTACACCGCCGCTGCGCTCACCGGCATCCACCGCACCCTGCGGCCCGGTGGCCGGGCACTGATCAGCATGAAGCACGGAGGCCGGGAAGGATGGCGCACCACGGAGGAGTTCCCCGCGCCCCGCTGGTTCAGCTACTACGAGCCGGAAGAGTTCGCCGATGCCTGCCGCGCGGTCGGGCTGCGCGTCGTGCACCTGGACAAGAGCACGCGGAAGGACTGGTTCACCGCCACGACGGAACGGCCGCCGTCCGGTGGGGGCGGCTGA
- a CDS encoding carbohydrate ABC transporter permease, with translation MVIYPLLWVVMSALKDDSEVIREPLSLIPDKLHWENFGRAWTEGHLGSFFLNTLLVLAGSVTLTMLLGSMAAYALARFEFRGNRLIYYMFLSGLTLPIYLAAVPLFKGVYNTGVSFPLLGPNKHLMLILVYVAWSLSFTIFFMHSFFRTLPESIAEAASVDGASHTRTFFSVMLPMAKPGLISIGIFNVLGQWNQWYLPTLLMQSVAGEPKHQVIAQGLIELSVNQGYKSDWSGLFAGVTMAMLPVLIVYIVFQRQVQSGLTAGVSK, from the coding sequence ATGGTCATCTACCCGCTGCTGTGGGTGGTGATGTCCGCGCTGAAGGACGACTCGGAGGTCATCCGCGAGCCGCTCTCCCTGATCCCGGACAAGCTGCACTGGGAGAACTTCGGCCGGGCCTGGACCGAGGGGCACCTCGGCTCGTTCTTCCTGAACACCCTCCTGGTGCTGGCCGGCAGCGTCACGCTGACCATGCTGCTCGGCTCGATGGCCGCGTACGCGCTGGCGCGGTTCGAGTTCCGCGGCAACCGGCTGATCTACTACATGTTCCTGTCCGGGCTGACACTGCCGATCTACCTGGCCGCGGTGCCGCTGTTCAAGGGCGTCTACAACACCGGGGTCAGCTTCCCGCTGCTCGGCCCGAACAAGCACCTCATGCTGATCCTGGTCTACGTGGCCTGGTCGCTGTCGTTCACGATCTTCTTCATGCACTCGTTCTTCCGGACGCTGCCCGAGTCGATCGCGGAGGCGGCCTCGGTCGACGGGGCCTCGCACACGCGCACGTTCTTCAGCGTGATGCTGCCGATGGCCAAGCCCGGCCTGATCAGCATCGGCATCTTCAACGTGCTCGGCCAGTGGAACCAGTGGTACCTGCCGACCCTGCTCATGCAGTCCGTCGCCGGCGAGCCGAAGCACCAGGTCATCGCGCAGGGGCTGATCGAGCTGTCGGTCAACCAGGGCTACAAGTCCGACTGGTCCGGATTGTTCGCCGGGGTCACCATGGCGATGCTGCCGGTGCTGATCGTGTACATCGTCTTCCAGCGCCAGGTCCAGTCCGGCCTCACCGCAGGCGTCAGCAAGTAA